The genomic window GGGCACCTGCTCGCAGCACCACGGCGTCCGCCACTGGTTCAAGTAGGGCCTGTCCGGCGAACACCGGCCGGACAGGCCCTGTCCGGCCGGTCCACCGCGACGGGGTGGCCGGCCGGGTGCGCTCAGTGCGGGATGCTGTCGATCAGCTCGCGCGCGCCCTGCCGCAGCAGTGCCACCGCCACCGAGGTCCCCAGGGTGGCCGGGTCCAGCGGCCCGGCCCACTCGTGGGCGTCCAGCACGCTCTTGCCGTCCGGCGAGAAGACCCGCCCGCGCAGCGAGAGCCGGCCGTCCCGCTCGGCGCGCGCGAAGCCGGCGATCGGGCTGTTGCAGTGGCCCTGGAGCACGTGCAGGAACATCCGCTCGGCGGTGGTCTCCCGCCAGGTGGCCTCGTCGTTCAGCGCGCGCACCGCCTCGATGGTGCTGGTGTCCTCCTCGCGGCACTGCAGCGCCAGCACGCCGGCGCCGATCGGCGGGCACATCGCCTCCAGGCTCAGCACCTCGCTGATCTGCTGCTCCTCGCCGATCCGGGCGAGTCCGCTGGCGGCCAGCAGCAGGGCGTCGGCCTCGCCCGCGGCGAGCTTCGCCAGCCGGCTGTTGGCGTTGCCGCGCATCGGCACGCAGCTCAGATGGGGGTGGCTGACGGCCAGTTGGGCGACCCGGCGGACCGAGGAGGTGCCGATCCGGCTGCCGGGGGGCAGCTGA from Kitasatospora sp. NBC_01250 includes these protein-coding regions:
- the hemC gene encoding hydroxymethylbilane synthase, which produces MPSSSLPAVLRIVSRSSPMALAQVERFRTELAVLHPGIRTEVVPVSTAGDRWTGALSALGGKGAFTKEVDAALLAGEADVAVHCVKDVPADRPLPAGTVFAAVLRRDDLRDALVHPGGLTLDQLPPGSRIGTSSVRRVAQLAVSHPHLSCVPMRGNANSRLAKLAAGEADALLLAASGLARIGEEQQISEVLSLEAMCPPIGAGVLALQCREEDTSTIEAVRALNDEATWRETTAERMFLHVLQGHCNSPIAGFARAERDGRLSLRGRVFSPDGKSVLDAHEWAGPLDPATLGTSVAVALLRQGARELIDSIPH